In bacterium, the sequence CAACGCCGCTTCGATCTCATCCCGAATCTCGTCGAGACGGTGAAGGGCTACGCGGCGCACGAGGCCGACACGTTCAAGGCCGTCACCGAGGCGCGCGCCAAGGTGGGGCAGACGAACATCACGCCGGGCGATCTTTCCGACCCGGCGAAGTTCCAGGCGTTTCAGGCGGCGCAAGGCGAGCTGTCGAGCGCGCTTTCGCGCCTCATGGTCGTCGCCGAGCGCTATCCCGATCTGAAGGCGAACGAGAATTTTCGCGACTTGCAGGCGCAGCTCGAAGGCACGGAAAACCGCATCACCGTCGCGCGCAAGCGCTACATCGAGCAGGTGAACGCCTTCAACAAGAAGGTGCGCTATTTCCCGACGAACCTCACCGCGCGCTTCATCCTGCACATGGAGCCCAAGGAAAACTTCACCGTCACCGACGAGGCCGCGGCGAGTCCGCCGAAGGTCGAGTTCGGGAAGTGATTTTTTACCGCGAAGGCGCGAAGGAAACGCAAAGGACGCGAAGTGGAGTTTCTTTGCGCGCTTCGCGCCTTGGCGGTTAAATCGTTCCATGCGTCGCCTCCCCGCCCTTCTGTTCTTCTTCCTCGCCTCCGCGTCGATCGCGTTTGCGCAGGCGAAGGTCCCCGCGCTGACCGCGCGCGTCAACGACTACGCGAACATCCTCGACGCGACGCAGGAGCAGCAGCTCGAAGCGGCGCTCGCGGCCTTCGAGGAAAAGACATCGACGCAGATCGTCGTGCTGACGACGCCGTCGCTCGAGGGCGAGGCGATCGAGGAGTTCGGCATCCGCGTCGCGGAGGCGTGGAGGATCGGCCAGAAGGGCAAGGACAACGGCGCGATCCTCATCGTCGCGCCGAACGACCGACTCGTGCGCATCGAGGTCGGCTACGGCCTGGAGGGCGCGCTGACGGATCTGGAATCCTCGCGCATCATCCGCAACGTCGTCGTGCCCGCGTTCAAGTCCGGCTCGTTTTTCGCGGGCATCGCGGGCGGCGTGGACGGCATGATGAAGGCGACCGAGGGCGAGTTCAAAGCCGAAGGCGTCCGCATGAAGGACGATCGCACGCGGGGCGGACAGTCCGTCGTCTCGATCATTTTTTCGATCATCGTGTTCATCGTCCTGATGTCCTCGCGCACCGGGCGCATGATCCTGTTCACGGGCGCGATGATGGGCGGCGGCCGGCGCGGCGGCTTCGGCGGAGGCGGCGGATTCTCGGGCGGCGGCGGAGGTTTCGGCGGCGGCGGCGCAAGCGGGCGGTGGTGATGATGAGGAATGAGAATCGAGGATTGAGGATTGAGTTGAATCGCAAGGGTGCCACATTTTTACCGGCCGAAGGCCGGAAAAGATGTGCCGCGAACGGCACCCCTTTGCCCTCGCAAGCTCGGCCAAAAGTGTGGCGCCCGGAACGCGTGCCGCGAGCGCGCCCCAAACGTCATCCCACGCCTTGCGGGATGACCCCAAACGCGGCGCGAAGCGCCGCCCCGAACCTCTCATGAAACACCAATTCACCGACGAAGACCGCGCGCGCATCGAGCAGGCCGTCGCCGACGCGGAGACGAAAACATCCGGCGAGATCGTGCCGGTGTGCGTCGCGTCGTGCGACGCGTACGGGCACGCGGATCTTTCCGGCGGCATCGTCGGTGCGATCATCGCGTTTGTCGCGTTCATGTGGATTGCGCCGGAGGCGAGTTACGTCGGCCTGGCGCTCGCGCAGGTCGCCGGATTTCTCGCCGGCTATTTCGTCACGCGGCGCGTGCCCGTGGTGAAGCGCTTTTTCGTCGGCGAGCGCGTGATGGAAGTCGAGGTCCGGCAGCGCGCGTTCGAGGCGTTCGCCGAAAACGGCGTGTCGGAAACGAAAGACCGCACGGGCGTGCTGATCCTCGTGACGCTGCTCGAACGCCGCATCGTCGTGCTCGCGGACAAGGGCATCAACGCGACCGTGGAGCCGGGCCTGTGGAACGAGGTCGTCGTCGACGCGATCGAGCACGTCAAGTCCGGCTCCGTGACCGACGGCGTCGTCCACGCGATCCACAAGGTCGGCGACCACCTCGGCAAACACTTCCCCCGCGCCGCGGGCGACGTGAACGAACTGCCCGACGCGCTGCGCACGGAGTGAAGTAGGAAATAGGAAAGAGGAAATAGGTAAGAGGGCTCCGCCTCCCTGGGAGCGCAGGCGTCCCGCCTGCTTATCCGCGTTTTCCGCTGGGAGCGCCCCGCTCGCAGCGGGGTACGCTTCGAAAAACATCGCGCCGACCCGACGCGCTTCCAAAAACCACCGGCGCCGGCCGCACCGAAACGGCCACTCCCCGGGACCGCAGGTCGCGCGGCGCGCCGTAGCCTTGGCGAAGGCGGCTCCTCACCTGCTTATACGCATTTCGTTCTACTTCCTTCGCGCTCGTCGTGGTAAAATGCGCCATCCAATCGGGGAGGGTCGTCATGAAAATCGCCGCATGGGCTTGCTGCCTCGTCGCGCTGGCGTTCGTGGCGTCGTGCGTGGGCGGCGGCGATGACGATAACGCGGCGGACGACGGCTATTTTCGCGAGACAACGGGTATACGTCCGGTAACGATTTCCGAATATCGACAGGTTGAACATACGTTCAAATTAGGACAGCGGGTCGAGCTTTTTGGCATCGATGACGGTTCCGGAATGGCGTCGACGGAGAGAATTGTTCCCTCTACATTTGAAAAATGGCAAGGTGAGATTACGTGGCAAAATGTATTTCTTACAGGCATTTGGGGAATTTCGGAAAAAAACTTAATCGCCAGTGGTGTAGTTTACTATAGTGGGAATAGAAAATGGGAGCGCATGATTGCATATTATGATGGCATTGAGTGGTCCACGGACGTTATTCTTGGCTTATTTCAACGAGAGAGTTTCAATGCAATTCACGGGAACGCAAGGGATAACATATATATTGTTGGAGACAATACGGCTATCCAAGGCTATTCTGTATATCATTACAATGGCATTGATTGGGGCGAGATCCGACGTGGACCAATATTTTCTAGCTTGAATGCGGTATGGATATCAAATGGCGGAACGCTGTTCGCTGCAGGGACATACCTGAACGCCATCTTATTCGTTAAATACGAAAATGACCAATGGACTGAGCGTAGAATTATCCCGCGTCCCAGCGATGAAATCACTAGCATATGGGGTTTTTCTGAGTCGGAAGTGTATGCGGTCGGCGGAAATATAATTTATAAATATAATGGAACAAAATGGAATCACGACCCAATAATAAACGATAGCGATTTTCGTGTAATGGGAATTCACGGCGCAGACGCGAACGACCTTTATGCTGTTGGTTACAACAAATATAATTTGCAGGGGCTATTGCTTAAATATAATGGCGTGGACTGGACGGAAATCAGCCTATCTGGCTTGTTTGACAACGAATATTTAACGGGGTTATGGGTTCTCGGCGTCGACAATGTATTTGTGTCTACGTCGACGTTTAGTTTAGATGTCGGGCGCATTGGCTATTACAATGGAAAAGATTGGAAAATCATTTCTGATACTGGTGGTGCTTTTAAATTGTGGGGATTTTCCGAATAGCGTAGTCATCGCCGTGGCGGTGTTAACGTCTGAACAGTTCAAAGTCCAGCTTCATCGCAAGCAGTTTTCACGAAGCTGTTTTCATCGCCCTGAATGGCTTCAATGCGTCTGGCACGTTCGCACTCCCATTCGTCGACGGGATCGCGTTTTCGCGTGTGGTGAGCGCTTGCTGACCCGCCTTCGCCGAGGCTACGGCGTGCCGGGCGCGCGCGCCTTCGACATCACGAAATGCGCTCGCGCGCGATGGCCGTTCGTGCCGGGGCGGGGCTGACCGCGCACTTCGTCGCCCCGCTGCCGCGGGGCGACTGCGTTTGCGGCACTGACATCGCAGGGCACGGAGTAGCCTGGGAACGCCGAGCTCCAGCTCGGCCTTGGGACCGCCCCGCTCCGAGTGGGGCGCGCTTCGACATCGCGGGATTTTCCCAACGGGCCGTCGTGTCGTCGAACGGGGTGAGCGCTTGCTGACCCGCCTTCGCCGAGGCTACGGCGTGCCGCGCGCGCGCGCCTCCGACATCGCAAGACGCACCTGCATCGCAGGGCTGATTGCCGGGGTGGAGCCGACCGCGCACTCTGTCGCCCCGCCGCCGCGGGTCGACGGCGTTTGCGGCCCTGACATCGCAGGGCTGATTGCCGGGGCGGGGTCGACCACGCACTTCGTCGCCCCGCTGCCGCGGGTCGACTGCGTTTGCGGCACTGACATCGCCACTCACTGCCGCCCCCACCACCAGACGACCTTGCCCACGATCGCGTCGGCGATCTCGTCGGGCGCAAAGACGTACAGTTCGTTCGAGTCGCCGTTGTCCGGGCGGGCGACCCATTGGCCGGAGTCCGTGGCGAAAAGGCGCTTGATCGTAACGCCGTCGTCGCGGCGCAGGGCGACGATCATTCGCGCCAGCCTTTTCGGATCCGTTTGCGCCAGGTCGATCGCCACCAGGCCGCCGTCGGGGATCGTCGGGATCATCGAGTCGCCCGCCACCCGAACGCACACCGTCCGCTCCGGGTGCGGGCACCACTCGCGGTGGTAGATCGTCGGCACCCAGTCGTCGACCTCGCTTTCGGAGATCGCGCGCGGCGCGCCGGCCGCCACCTCGCCCGTGACGAGCGGAACGGGGTAATACGCGTCGATGCGCTCGCGCACGCCGCGAAACCACGCGTCCTTCGGCGCGACGATGCGCATCTCGCCCGCGCCCTCCGCCGCGCGCTCGTGCCTGGGGCCGACGCCGGAAAGCAGCCAGTCCGCGCGGTATCCCGCTGCGCGGCGGATCGCCTCCACCGCCGGCGCGCCGGGCTCGTGATCGCCGCGCAGCCAGCCGCGCACCGCCCCCTCGGACACGCCGATCGCGCGCGCCATGGCGAGATTGCTGCCGCCGAACGCCTCGTCGCGCACCGTTTTCAGTCGTTTCGCGAGCATGGGTGATCCTTTCGCGTCAGCGTTTCGTCAGGGGTTCGCGGCACCGACATCGCGATGACCCGCTCCCTAACGGTCGCGGTTCGTATTCCCGAAACGAGCATCCCGCGCCTCCGAATGCCGTATCGTGACTTATTACGACACGGACTTGACAGACTCGTAATTTATTGCGATTTGTTGGGGCGCGTCAAGGCCGTCATCCTGAGCGAAGCGAAGGATCTGGCTACGAGCCGGAAGCCGCGTGGCCGTCAGCAGGGGCGTTGCCAGATCCTTCGGGCCGATGCGGCCCTCAGGATGACGGCATTGGAAGCGGCCCTCAGGATGACGGCGCTTCGCGGCCTTTGCGGCCTTCTTGGCGACTTTGCGGTGAAAAAACCGGTTCGGGGGAGCCGGGAGCAACCTGGGGGGAACGAAAATGAAGCCCGTACGCAACGACGATGTGCTTGGATGCTGGCAGGAGATCGCGGACTACCTCGAACGCAGTGTGCGTACCTGCCAGAGATGGTCGAAGACGCGCGGCCTGCCCGTGTACTTCCCGGCGGGCGAGGGCACCTCGCCTTACGCCAGCAAGGCCGCGCTCGACGCGTGGCGGTTCGGTGCGTCGCGTCTTTACCGCGAAGGCGCAAAGGAAACGCAAAGTCCGCGAAGGGATTTCTGATTTCTTCGCGCGGTTCCGCCCGTAACGCTCTTGCCCGCCGCGCGTATTTTTATGAAGGTGCGTGGCTTGGGCATACCACGCCCGCGCAGGAGGCTTCGCCTGATGTCCGGCTATTTCGATCCCCAGCACCTGGCCGATTTCACGAAGATCGGCGAGGGGAGCAAGGAGCTCGCCGACAAGTTCTTCTCGTATTACGGCGCGGTATTCGCCGACGGCGCGCTGACCGCGCGGGAAAAATCGCTCATTGCGCTGGCCGTCGCGCACGCGGTGCAGTGCCCGTATTGCATCGACGCGTATTCGAACGACGCGCTCGCCAAGGGCGCGGATCAGGAGCAGATGACCGAGGCGGTGCACGTGGCGTGCGCGATCCGCGGCGGCGCGTCGCTCGTGCATGGGTTGCAGATGATGGGGCACGTGAAAAAGGCGGGGATGTAGGGGCGCGATTCGTCGCGCCCGCACGGCGCCAGCACGGCGACGCTTCGACGAACCGCGACCGTAAGGGAGCGGGTCGAAATTGGGAATGGCGAATTGGGAATTGGGAATGCGGAATGAATCGCAACGGGTGACTGATCATGACGATTGACGCAATATCCGAAGCCCTCGATTACGGCCTGCCGCTTTCGTCCGACGACGCGGGGCCGAAGCCGACAAGGAGCCTGCGCGCGCGGCGCGAGCCGCTGGCGGATACGAGCGCGCAGCTTCGCCGCCTCGCGGAAGTCGAACTGATCGACGCCAACGGCGCGCGGATCGAGTTCGAGCGCACGCTCGCCGGCGCGGGATGCGGCGCGCTGTTGCCGGCGGCGCTTGAGGTCTTCCAGATCAATATCGGCAAGCTGTGCAACATGACGTGCCGGCACTGCCACGTGGACGCGGGCCCCGATCGCACCGACGCGATGATGACGCGCGAGACGATCGACGCGTGCCTTTGGGCGCTCGACAAAACGGACGCGCATACGGTGGACATCACCGGCGGCGCGGCGGAACTTCACCCGCACTTTCGCGATCTCGTGGAGGCGTGCGTTGCGCGGGGGAAACACGTCATCGACCGCTGCAACCTGACCGTGCTTTTGCTGCCGCGCTTTCACGATCTGCCCGCGTGGCTTGCCGAGCGCGGCGTGGAGGTGGTGTGTTCGCTGCCGCACTACCGCCGTCTTTCGACCGACCGCCAGCGCGGCGACGGCACGTACGAAAAGTCGATCGAGGCACTGCGCCGCTTGAACGCGGTGGGATACGGAAAGGGCGATCCGCGCCGCCGGCTGACGCTGATGACCAATCCCGTCGGCGCGTTCCTCGCGCCCGCGCAGGCGAGCGCCGAGCCGGAGTGGAAGGCGGCGCTCGCGCGCGATCACGGCATCGCGTTCGATCGCCTCATCGCGCTCAACAACATGCCGATCTCGCGCTACCTCGAATGGCTCGACGCGTCGGGCAACCTCGCCGCGTACATGCAGCGCCTCGTCGACGCGTTCAATCCCGCCGCGGTGGACGGCGTGATGTGCCGCAACACGATTTCGATCTCGTGGGACGGGTTCGTGTACGACTGCGACTTCAACCAGATGCTCGATCTTTCGTGCGCGGGCGAGGGCGGCCCAATGCACGTACGCGATTTCGATCCCGCCGCGTTCGCCCGGCGCCGCATCGTCACGCGGCGGCACTGCTTCGGATGCACGGCCGGCGCGGGAAGCTCCTGCGGCGGCGCGACGGCCTGAGTTTTCACCGCGAAGACGCGAAGAAAACGCAAAGAACGCGAAAGAAATATTGTGTTTTTCTTCGCGCTCT encodes:
- a CDS encoding LemA family protein, encoding MTRAITGGHSMSRLTLAAAALVFALAFSGCGYNSLQGLDEDVKAAWSEVQNQYQRRFDLIPNLVETVKGYAAHEADTFKAVTEARAKVGQTNITPGDLSDPAKFQAFQAAQGELSSALSRLMVVAERYPDLKANENFRDLQAQLEGTENRITVARKRYIEQVNAFNKKVRYFPTNLTARFILHMEPKENFTVTDEAAASPPKVEFGK
- a CDS encoding TPM domain-containing protein; the protein is MRRLPALLFFFLASASIAFAQAKVPALTARVNDYANILDATQEQQLEAALAAFEEKTSTQIVVLTTPSLEGEAIEEFGIRVAEAWRIGQKGKDNGAILIVAPNDRLVRIEVGYGLEGALTDLESSRIIRNVVVPAFKSGSFFAGIAGGVDGMMKATEGEFKAEGVRMKDDRTRGGQSVVSIIFSIIVFIVLMSSRTGRMILFTGAMMGGGRRGGFGGGGGFSGGGGGFGGGGASGRW
- a CDS encoding TPM domain-containing protein, translated to MKHQFTDEDRARIEQAVADAETKTSGEIVPVCVASCDAYGHADLSGGIVGAIIAFVAFMWIAPEASYVGLALAQVAGFLAGYFVTRRVPVVKRFFVGERVMEVEVRQRAFEAFAENGVSETKDRTGVLILVTLLERRIVVLADKGINATVEPGLWNEVVVDAIEHVKSGSVTDGVVHAIHKVGDHLGKHFPRAAGDVNELPDALRTE
- a CDS encoding arsenosugar biosynthesis-associated peroxidase-like protein — its product is MSGYFDPQHLADFTKIGEGSKELADKFFSYYGAVFADGALTAREKSLIALAVAHAVQCPYCIDAYSNDALAKGADQEQMTEAVHVACAIRGGASLVHGLQMMGHVKKAGM
- the arsS gene encoding arsenosugar biosynthesis radical SAM protein ArsS (Some members of this family are selenoproteins.); amino-acid sequence: MTIDAISEALDYGLPLSSDDAGPKPTRSLRARREPLADTSAQLRRLAEVELIDANGARIEFERTLAGAGCGALLPAALEVFQINIGKLCNMTCRHCHVDAGPDRTDAMMTRETIDACLWALDKTDAHTVDITGGAAELHPHFRDLVEACVARGKHVIDRCNLTVLLLPRFHDLPAWLAERGVEVVCSLPHYRRLSTDRQRGDGTYEKSIEALRRLNAVGYGKGDPRRRLTLMTNPVGAFLAPAQASAEPEWKAALARDHGIAFDRLIALNNMPISRYLEWLDASGNLAAYMQRLVDAFNPAAVDGVMCRNTISISWDGFVYDCDFNQMLDLSCAGEGGPMHVRDFDPAAFARRRIVTRRHCFGCTAGAGSSCGGATA